From Synechococcus sp. A10-1-5-1, a single genomic window includes:
- a CDS encoding GNAT family N-acetyltransferase has translation MKIQLTLGEYQDCVLERSVETVLLLIPPERVGPLLPWLGEQRSRAFAELSPRYQSELELDGRDPFYWHFLIWNAAENSLIGGQRLLFVGDQGYPFEGISADQSYLEHCYPGLASVMGSHGISYAEIGRTFVLPDYQRKQWLGELIRAFVCLPEARGISRAFGMLSFNQFACSTRCTAEFLAFAQRNLRSGCLDLQLPSPRFPIEVTPTDSSEITDEIDSLAALEQHLKSIDQRFQLPRVLSPYLKLCSIRYEGVSVARSYNEILQLLFSGSSDQISPAQRRFFKPYGSQG, from the coding sequence ATGAAAATTCAACTCACGTTAGGCGAGTATCAAGATTGTGTTCTTGAACGCAGCGTAGAGACGGTCTTGCTGCTTATACCACCTGAGCGCGTTGGCCCCCTTTTGCCTTGGCTTGGTGAGCAGAGATCGCGGGCATTCGCGGAACTTTCGCCTCGCTATCAATCTGAGTTGGAACTAGATGGGCGTGATCCGTTCTATTGGCATTTCCTGATTTGGAATGCTGCTGAGAACTCCCTGATCGGCGGTCAGAGGCTGTTGTTTGTTGGAGACCAGGGCTACCCCTTCGAAGGCATCTCAGCTGATCAATCCTATCTCGAGCATTGTTATCCCGGTCTGGCCTCTGTGATGGGCTCCCATGGAATCAGTTATGCGGAAATTGGCCGAACCTTTGTATTGCCTGATTATCAACGGAAGCAATGGTTGGGAGAGCTGATCCGCGCCTTTGTCTGTCTCCCGGAAGCACGAGGAATCAGCCGCGCGTTTGGCATGCTCTCGTTTAATCAGTTTGCTTGCTCGACGCGGTGCACAGCAGAGTTTCTTGCTTTTGCGCAGCGAAATCTTCGCAGCGGCTGCCTGGATCTCCAGCTGCCTTCACCACGGTTTCCTATTGAGGTGACCCCGACAGATTCTTCGGAGATTACTGATGAGATTGATTCTCTTGCCGCCCTTGAGCAACATCTCAAGAGCATTGATCAGAGGTTTCAGCTGCCCAGAGTGTTGTCGCCTTACCTGAAGTTGTGCTCAATCCGTTATGAGGGGGTCTCTGTTGCTCGTTCTTACAATGAGATCCTGCAACTGCTTTTTTCAGGTTCATCAGACCAAATTAGCCCCGCGCAACGTCGCTTCTTCAAGCCCTATGGATCGCAGGGCTGA
- a CDS encoding capsular polysaccharide biosynthesis protein codes for MRQSIAERYIQRFSLSRECLYVWGRKPSAKRVERRSLRTGRPLIRLEDGFLRSMGLGHEAMPLSICVDDLGIYYDCTRESRLERLIQRPLTSQEKRRAQKIRELWQISRVSKYNNTIDSATPETPYVLVVDQTRGDCSIRYGLADASSFQTMLEDALKHWPNHTILLKTHPDVTSGKKKGHFSRRQLNHPRIQICSDGGGPSRLLEDASAVYVVSSQVGFEALLWGKPVYTYGLPFYAGWGLTQDRCELPERRTNKNPELDQLIHAALIEYPRYVNPETLRSTEPEEVITWIADQKRYREAWPDRIEAFGFTPWKARQLRRFIPRYQHQTLRFRRKGGTPSADCQAAICWGASTPKALERSKIPLIRVEDGFIRSRGLGANLVEAQSWIFDQQGLHYDGSRASGLETALLCAKPLSDSKQQRIRKLLTRIQQQKISKYNLSGKEWSPPPQAVGREVIVVLGQVEDDASIRMGIPRETSVHSNRALLVAARNEHPQAWLIYKPHPDVCAGMRRQQRLECLWDELADETCIHSLLRQSDEVCVMTSLGGFEAALQGVQVRTWGVPFYAGWGFTIDMLEQHPWLQRRAHQKLNLETFAYTCLIDYPTYVSHRSLSPTSPERVIEEIQVATAQPGEAQLNAEQWLFRWWGALKSKLPRPVFSTRDL; via the coding sequence TTGCGCACAGGACGACCGCTGATCAGGCTGGAAGACGGATTCCTCAGATCCATGGGGCTGGGCCATGAGGCCATGCCCCTCAGCATTTGCGTCGACGACCTCGGTATCTATTACGACTGCACGCGAGAAAGCCGCCTGGAGCGCCTAATCCAGCGGCCACTGACGTCACAAGAGAAAAGACGCGCCCAGAAAATTCGTGAGCTGTGGCAAATCAGCAGAGTCAGCAAATACAACAACACCATTGACTCCGCAACACCTGAAACACCGTATGTGCTGGTTGTGGATCAAACCCGCGGTGATTGTTCGATCCGTTATGGGCTGGCGGATGCATCCAGCTTTCAGACAATGCTGGAGGACGCCCTCAAGCATTGGCCCAATCACACCATTCTCCTGAAAACACACCCTGATGTCACATCAGGCAAAAAGAAAGGACACTTCTCACGAAGGCAACTCAATCACCCGCGCATTCAGATCTGCTCAGATGGCGGAGGACCATCCAGACTGCTGGAGGACGCCTCCGCTGTTTATGTTGTATCGAGCCAGGTGGGCTTTGAGGCGCTGCTTTGGGGGAAACCGGTCTACACCTATGGCCTTCCGTTCTATGCCGGATGGGGGCTGACACAGGACAGATGCGAGCTGCCGGAGCGACGCACAAACAAGAACCCAGAACTCGACCAGCTGATCCACGCTGCGCTCATTGAGTATCCGCGTTACGTCAATCCAGAAACGCTGAGATCGACCGAACCAGAAGAAGTGATCACCTGGATCGCCGATCAGAAGCGCTACAGGGAAGCTTGGCCAGATCGAATTGAAGCCTTTGGCTTTACGCCCTGGAAAGCCCGTCAACTGAGGCGATTCATTCCCCGCTATCAGCATCAAACGCTGCGCTTTCGGCGGAAGGGCGGCACACCGAGTGCAGATTGCCAAGCCGCCATCTGCTGGGGTGCTTCCACGCCAAAAGCGCTCGAGAGGTCAAAGATCCCCCTAATCCGCGTCGAAGACGGCTTCATCCGATCACGGGGCCTCGGAGCGAACCTCGTGGAGGCGCAGAGCTGGATCTTCGATCAACAAGGCCTCCACTATGACGGCAGTCGAGCCAGCGGCCTCGAGACCGCCCTGCTGTGCGCGAAACCGTTAAGCGACTCAAAGCAGCAACGCATTCGCAAACTTCTCACCAGGATTCAGCAACAGAAGATCAGCAAATACAATCTCAGCGGTAAAGAGTGGAGCCCACCGCCACAAGCGGTTGGCCGAGAAGTCATTGTCGTTCTCGGCCAGGTGGAAGATGATGCGTCAATCCGAATGGGGATTCCACGAGAGACATCTGTTCATTCCAATCGCGCCTTACTGGTCGCCGCCAGAAACGAGCATCCACAAGCTTGGCTGATTTACAAGCCACACCCAGATGTTTGCGCAGGGATGAGACGACAACAACGCTTGGAGTGCCTGTGGGATGAACTCGCCGATGAAACCTGTATTCACTCCCTACTGCGACAATCCGATGAAGTCTGCGTGATGACATCATTAGGCGGCTTTGAAGCTGCACTTCAAGGAGTGCAAGTGAGAACCTGGGGCGTTCCGTTCTATGCCGGCTGGGGATTCACGATCGATATGCTCGAACAACATCCCTGGCTCCAACGACGCGCCCATCAAAAGCTGAACCTAGAGACCTTTGCCTATACCTGCCTGATTGACTATCCAACCTATGTGAGCCACAGAAGCCTCAGTCCTACGAGCCCTGAGCGGGTGATCGAGGAAATTCAGGTGGCCACAGCCCAACCAGGAGAAGCACAACTGAATGCGGAGCAATGGCTCTTCCGCTGGTGGGGAGCACTCAAGAGCAAGCTGCCCAGACCCGTATTCTCAACACGAGACTTGTGA
- a CDS encoding DUF1997 domain-containing protein, translating into MDDLWTQVSHSYSLPAVSWEQLLQLPLESLGLQPVAEQGWIYPSRPYALAGYTIQPRLFCSVSRSLQHLEVSINKITVHGLPQLGDGLKLSGAIRFSEQSSHTRVEQSLGASTSSTSLLAVVPRSLLKPLIQKALLASHQRMSRTLQRRLSQALGVQ; encoded by the coding sequence ATGGACGATCTGTGGACTCAGGTGAGCCATTCCTATTCTCTGCCCGCGGTGAGCTGGGAGCAGCTGCTGCAGCTACCGCTGGAGAGCCTGGGTCTGCAACCCGTGGCTGAGCAAGGCTGGATCTATCCCAGCCGACCTTATGCCTTGGCGGGGTACACCATTCAGCCGCGCCTCTTCTGCAGCGTGAGCCGTAGTTTGCAGCACCTTGAGGTCTCGATTAATAAAATCACGGTGCATGGCCTGCCCCAACTTGGAGATGGCTTGAAGCTCTCAGGAGCGATCCGTTTCTCAGAGCAGTCTTCGCACACCCGGGTCGAGCAATCGCTGGGGGCATCCACCAGCAGCACATCCCTGCTCGCGGTGGTGCCCAGGTCTCTGCTGAAGCCTCTGATTCAGAAGGCCCTATTGGCCTCCCATCAACGCATGAGCCGCACGTTGCAACGACGGCTGAGTCAAGCGTTGGGGGTCCAGTGA
- a CDS encoding SLBB domain-containing protein yields the protein MIFSSGKKTRTTRIKIAVGLGLGGLTGLLNLRCLAGTLNNPRYVLGPGDRLQVKLFQVEGFDSSVAVLPDGTVSLPRVAAIRVSGLNLDQARKAIEKAYGAVLRRPLAYVDLVGTRPLRVSVTGQVQRPGLYSMGLSETAQLQNNSGGASTAVASQGWPTLVEAIQKAGGLTASGDLRRVTLIRSGYPVRVVNYWEALRTGEPIENPLIYDGDSIRIPVAEGQSEEELLTIASSSFAPASITVNVVGEVEKPGPQQIRANSPLSQAVLSAGGVSRRGNRNTVELLRLLPNGTVEGKKLAYKPQAPLGDPNNPPLRDGDVVVVDRHLWAKTTDGLKSAVEPLGPVLNAASIFRLFAL from the coding sequence ATGATTTTTAGTTCAGGGAAGAAAACTCGCACGACCCGGATCAAGATCGCCGTTGGTCTTGGCTTAGGTGGGCTGACTGGTCTGCTCAACCTCAGGTGCCTGGCCGGCACTCTCAATAACCCCCGCTACGTTCTCGGTCCCGGCGATCGGTTGCAGGTGAAACTCTTCCAAGTGGAGGGGTTTGATAGCAGCGTGGCGGTGCTGCCCGATGGCACCGTGAGCCTGCCCAGGGTCGCCGCGATCCGTGTCTCCGGGCTGAATCTGGATCAGGCCCGCAAAGCGATCGAGAAGGCCTACGGAGCTGTGTTGAGGCGCCCCTTGGCCTATGTGGATCTGGTTGGAACGCGCCCGCTGCGGGTCAGCGTTACAGGTCAAGTGCAGCGGCCTGGGCTTTACAGCATGGGCTTGAGCGAAACCGCTCAACTGCAGAACAACAGTGGCGGCGCCTCCACGGCAGTCGCCAGCCAAGGCTGGCCCACCTTGGTGGAAGCGATTCAGAAGGCCGGAGGACTCACCGCCAGCGGAGATCTGCGCCGCGTGACTCTGATCCGCTCCGGCTATCCGGTGCGGGTTGTGAACTATTGGGAAGCGCTGCGCACAGGCGAACCGATTGAGAATCCCCTGATTTACGACGGCGACAGCATTCGGATCCCGGTGGCCGAAGGACAAAGCGAGGAAGAACTGCTGACCATTGCCAGCTCGAGTTTTGCCCCTGCATCGATCACAGTGAACGTGGTGGGCGAGGTGGAAAAACCTGGGCCACAGCAAATCCGTGCCAACAGTCCCTTGAGCCAGGCCGTGCTCTCAGCCGGTGGGGTCAGCCGTCGCGGCAATCGCAACACGGTGGAACTGCTGCGGCTGCTGCCGAACGGCACCGTGGAGGGCAAAAAACTGGCCTACAAGCCCCAAGCCCCCTTGGGTGATCCCAACAATCCCCCTCTGCGCGATGGGGATGTGGTGGTAGTTGATCGCCACCTCTGGGCCAAAACCACCGATGGGCTGAAATCTGCCGTCGAGCCCCTCGGTCCTGTGCTCAATGCCGCCTCGATCTTCCGGCTGTTTGCGCTCTGA
- a CDS encoding 1-acyl-sn-glycerol-3-phosphate acyltransferase has protein sequence MGPIGSFFSRLAKHLESQGVQVYKLSLPLREPGFRNDQKIRFAGDFDVQFKDFLAKVIEEKQIHHIFMYGDFIWPHRIAIELTREQNNKGRQLESWVFELGYLRPNYVTLEPNRVNCRSNLNQPASFYRELPPVETLPEAKREAGLRWRKVWKAPTFIQHALTRYRICEGDHKLQPKPSYVLAQVRGFFRKYIYAISERSIKQQLWKGKPFFLVILQVATDSQLKHGSPYRDVGDFIGTTLVSFAVHAEKHQRLFIKHHPRDRGYNNYSQLIKRACQHLDIEDRVFYFHDSPLSAIFRNPNCQGCILINSSVGFQALYHNIPLKALGSSPYNLEGLSDQQSLDEFWSNPTPCDRELFKKFYQYTIEKTQINGNFDGYFPFDQTFLVLPSAQTIAQAAKTDRSPLHRPLTLIQRLGQLGMAYAHYAIHWLAYGLGKKQLGRTLFEQSAQRCLHALGATVIMERSDMRFANRAELHIGNHESALDVLLVHGFFKMPAATTAQLHLRFLLPGFRYATTRYGHLLLNYKCPQSRTSTLRKSNSSLKRNGRFFIFPSGSLKTSIEERFSSSVAFLARENDAVVYPWIIRYQSKEAGKIQQEFRNPLRLLLDRLSGDSLLIVCSQDQPIDSRDYATNQALTEALHAIYKGNARKESLRRRVSRTH, from the coding sequence ATGGGGCCGATTGGGTCCTTCTTTTCAAGACTTGCCAAGCACCTGGAGAGCCAAGGCGTTCAGGTCTACAAGCTATCGCTACCGCTACGCGAACCTGGCTTCAGAAATGACCAGAAGATTAGATTTGCTGGAGATTTTGATGTTCAGTTCAAAGACTTTCTAGCCAAGGTCATTGAGGAAAAGCAAATTCACCATATTTTCATGTATGGCGACTTTATCTGGCCCCACCGGATTGCCATTGAACTGACGAGAGAACAAAACAACAAAGGTCGTCAACTGGAGAGCTGGGTCTTTGAACTTGGATATCTACGACCCAACTATGTGACTCTAGAACCCAATCGCGTGAATTGCAGGAGCAATCTCAATCAACCTGCCAGTTTCTACCGTGAGCTGCCTCCTGTAGAGACTCTGCCTGAAGCAAAACGCGAAGCTGGTCTTCGCTGGAGAAAAGTCTGGAAAGCTCCAACGTTCATACAGCATGCTCTGACACGCTATCGAATCTGCGAAGGGGATCACAAGCTGCAACCGAAACCCAGCTATGTGCTCGCTCAGGTGCGCGGCTTTTTTCGCAAATACATATATGCCATTTCAGAGCGTTCGATTAAGCAACAGCTGTGGAAGGGGAAACCGTTCTTTTTGGTCATTCTCCAAGTGGCAACCGATAGCCAGCTGAAGCATGGCTCTCCTTACCGAGACGTCGGCGACTTTATTGGCACGACCCTTGTCTCGTTTGCTGTTCATGCCGAGAAACATCAACGTCTGTTTATCAAACATCACCCGCGCGATCGGGGGTACAACAATTATTCACAACTGATCAAGAGGGCGTGCCAACACCTCGACATAGAAGATAGGGTTTTTTATTTTCACGACAGTCCTCTAAGCGCGATTTTCAGAAATCCAAATTGTCAGGGATGCATTCTGATTAACAGCTCGGTTGGATTCCAAGCGCTGTACCACAACATCCCCTTGAAGGCGCTGGGATCCTCTCCTTACAACTTAGAAGGATTAAGCGATCAACAAAGCCTCGATGAGTTCTGGAGTAATCCAACACCTTGCGACCGTGAGCTCTTCAAAAAGTTCTATCAATACACCATCGAAAAGACGCAGATCAATGGAAACTTTGATGGATATTTCCCATTTGACCAGACATTCCTCGTGCTGCCCAGTGCGCAGACGATTGCGCAGGCAGCCAAGACCGATCGATCTCCTCTCCATCGACCACTCACGCTGATCCAAAGACTCGGTCAACTGGGGATGGCCTATGCACACTATGCCATTCATTGGTTGGCCTATGGCCTCGGTAAGAAACAGCTAGGCCGAACGCTGTTTGAACAATCCGCACAACGGTGTCTTCACGCTCTGGGAGCAACCGTGATCATGGAGCGCTCGGATATGCGGTTCGCGAATCGAGCAGAACTACACATCGGAAACCATGAAAGCGCGTTGGACGTGCTCCTCGTGCATGGATTTTTTAAGATGCCAGCCGCCACAACAGCGCAGCTCCACCTGCGCTTTCTGCTCCCGGGCTTTCGCTACGCGACCACCAGATATGGGCATCTTCTCCTGAATTACAAGTGCCCTCAATCACGAACCTCGACCTTACGCAAAAGCAACAGCTCCCTAAAACGCAACGGTCGATTCTTCATCTTTCCAAGCGGCTCACTGAAAACAAGCATTGAAGAGAGATTCAGTAGCAGCGTTGCTTTTTTGGCCCGTGAGAATGATGCCGTTGTCTATCCATGGATCATTCGTTATCAATCCAAAGAAGCAGGCAAGATTCAACAGGAGTTCCGGAACCCGCTACGCCTACTCCTCGATCGCCTCAGCGGTGATTCTCTTCTCATTGTTTGCAGCCAAGATCAACCTATCGATAGCCGTGACTATGCAACAAACCAAGCGCTGACCGAAGCCTTGCATGCCATCTACAAAGGAAATGCCCGAAAAGAGTCGCTCAGGCGACGCGTTAGCAGGACTCATTGA